The following coding sequences are from one Rhodobiaceae bacterium window:
- a CDS encoding ABC-type uncharacterized transport system: MNTQISRRAISIATLVLLAVFFVAVNLFSNISFRTSRIDLTQSSLFTLSDGTRNMLQEIEEPITLRFFFSESLATDYPRIRTYAGRVRDILEEMRSYSDGNLVLEVVDPEPFSEDEDRAQSLGLKGAPTTEGEVIYFGLAGSNLVDGLEAIPFFTDEREEYLEYDVARLIQNLKRPEKPVLGIVTNIPLDTGAGGLQAAMRGESQSFLIYDELLDRFSLEFLEQDFDSIPNSIDVVMIAHPKPLDEQTTYAIDQFMMRGGRALVFLDPHSEVSLTAGPNGQPVQGYTEASSLDQLMASWGVDLDPTKVIGDRDNAQRVQAGRNVRRQQTDYVVWMALGPDDANSDDVVTADIDRLNLGTVGHLVQRADATTSFSPILSSSTDSMLLDLEFVKTGPTPDALLRAFEPTDEAYVIAARVAGPLKSAFADGPPPPSEDAQPGTSPTAEDHLAESKENANLIIVADSEIFDDRFWVQEQSYLGERIAIPMADNATFILNAVDNLMGSNDLISLRAREKSERPFLVVDELRREAEATFLAEEEALQAKIAETEERLAALQTRAPAGADVEEFLSEDEALEIRQFRAELAESRTALRDVQRNLRRGIEDLGSTIRFVNVALVPLLIAGLALVLALLRAQRRKRRAGL; encoded by the coding sequence ATGAATACGCAAATCTCTCGCCGCGCCATTTCCATTGCGACGCTTGTCCTGCTTGCGGTCTTCTTTGTGGCCGTGAACCTCTTCTCGAACATTTCGTTTCGCACAAGCCGGATCGATTTGACGCAAAGCTCCTTGTTTACGCTTTCTGATGGCACGCGGAATATGCTGCAAGAGATTGAAGAGCCGATAACACTGCGTTTCTTCTTCTCGGAATCTTTGGCGACGGATTATCCCCGGATCCGCACCTATGCGGGCCGTGTGCGCGATATTCTCGAAGAGATGCGCTCCTATTCTGACGGCAATCTCGTTCTCGAGGTTGTTGACCCTGAGCCTTTCTCTGAAGACGAAGATCGGGCTCAATCGCTGGGTCTCAAAGGTGCGCCGACGACAGAAGGCGAAGTCATCTATTTCGGGCTTGCGGGGAGTAATCTGGTCGACGGGCTGGAGGCTATTCCTTTTTTCACCGACGAGCGGGAAGAATATCTGGAATATGATGTCGCCCGCCTCATCCAGAACTTGAAACGTCCTGAAAAGCCGGTGCTCGGGATTGTCACCAACATTCCGCTGGATACGGGTGCGGGTGGTTTGCAGGCGGCTATGCGTGGCGAGAGCCAGTCCTTTCTTATCTATGACGAGCTGTTAGACCGGTTCTCCCTCGAGTTCCTCGAGCAGGATTTTGACTCTATTCCCAACTCCATTGACGTTGTGATGATTGCCCATCCCAAACCGCTGGATGAGCAAACAACATATGCCATTGACCAGTTCATGATGCGTGGCGGTCGCGCTCTTGTGTTTCTGGATCCGCATTCTGAAGTCAGCCTCACAGCAGGTCCGAATGGTCAGCCCGTGCAGGGATATACGGAAGCCTCCAGCCTTGATCAGCTGATGGCCAGCTGGGGCGTGGACCTTGACCCAACAAAGGTGATTGGCGACAGAGATAATGCGCAGCGGGTGCAGGCAGGGCGGAATGTGCGTCGCCAGCAGACGGATTATGTGGTCTGGATGGCGCTTGGCCCTGATGATGCCAATAGTGACGATGTTGTCACGGCAGATATTGACCGGCTTAATCTCGGCACAGTGGGGCACCTTGTTCAGCGCGCAGATGCGACGACAAGTTTTTCTCCCATCCTGAGTTCATCGACAGATTCGATGTTGCTGGACCTGGAATTTGTGAAAACCGGCCCGACGCCGGACGCGCTCCTTCGGGCCTTTGAGCCAACGGATGAGGCTTATGTGATTGCCGCGCGTGTTGCCGGGCCGCTCAAGTCGGCATTCGCCGATGGTCCGCCGCCACCGAGTGAAGATGCCCAGCCTGGCACGTCGCCAACTGCTGAAGACCATCTCGCGGAATCGAAAGAGAATGCCAATCTTATCATTGTTGCGGACTCCGAGATTTTTGATGACCGGTTCTGGGTACAAGAACAGAGCTATCTCGGTGAACGGATCGCGATCCCGATGGCGGATAATGCGACCTTCATTCTGAATGCGGTGGACAATCTGATGGGGTCTAACGATCTCATTTCTCTGCGCGCGCGTGAAAAATCCGAACGACCCTTCCTGGTGGTGGACGAGCTGCGACGGGAGGCTGAAGCCACCTTCCTTGCCGAAGAAGAGGCGCTTCAGGCCAAGATCGCAGAGACTGAAGAAAGACTTGCGGCTCTTCAGACGCGGGCACCAGCCGGCGCAGATGTTGAGGAATTCCTCTCTGAAGACGAAGCTCTGGAAATCCGGCAGTTCCGGGCGGAGCTTGCCGAGAGCCGGACAGCTCTTCGCGATGTGCAGCGCAATCTGCGCCGTGGCATTGAAGATCTCGGATCCACAATACGGTTTGTAAATGTGGCGCTTGTTCCGCTCTTGATTGCGGGGCTTGCATTGGTATTGGCGCTTCTTCGCGCGCAGCGGCGGAAACGCCGCGCTGGACTTTAA
- the ybhF gene encoding putative ABC transporter ATP-binding protein YbhF — MIEINGLVKKFGPFTAVDGISFSVARGEVLGFLGPNGAGKSTTMKMVTGFLAPTAGHISVCGHEVGPDTLAAQRMIGYLPEGAPAYADMTPLQFLRFIADIRGLKGSAATAAIARAVDRTEIAGVMEQPIETLSKGFRRRVGLAQSILHDPPVLIMDEPTDGLDPNQKFAVRKLIAEMAPTKAIIISTHILEEVDAICSRALIIDRGRIVADGTPAALTARSRYHNAVTLTLDAGDADAAREALSAVEGVASMEEDARGADHSFTLFATSADEADTSLVDRVGNLAREKSWNVRTLYGEPGRLDEVFRSLTRPDTEKAQGDVA, encoded by the coding sequence ATGATCGAAATCAATGGGCTTGTGAAGAAGTTCGGTCCGTTCACCGCGGTGGACGGGATCAGCTTTTCTGTGGCGCGCGGCGAAGTTCTGGGCTTTCTAGGTCCTAATGGCGCGGGCAAGTCCACGACCATGAAGATGGTGACGGGGTTCCTTGCGCCAACGGCCGGGCATATCAGCGTCTGTGGCCATGAAGTTGGGCCGGACACGCTCGCCGCCCAGCGCATGATCGGCTATTTGCCGGAAGGGGCGCCTGCTTATGCAGATATGACGCCGCTTCAGTTTTTGCGTTTCATCGCGGATATACGGGGCCTCAAAGGTTCGGCTGCTACTGCCGCGATTGCGCGGGCTGTTGATCGCACCGAGATTGCCGGTGTCATGGAACAGCCTATTGAAACGCTCTCCAAGGGATTTCGTCGTAGGGTCGGGCTTGCTCAATCCATTCTGCATGACCCACCGGTGCTCATCATGGATGAGCCGACGGATGGTCTTGACCCCAACCAGAAATTTGCGGTGCGCAAACTCATCGCAGAGATGGCGCCGACGAAAGCAATCATCATCTCTACGCATATCCTTGAAGAAGTTGATGCGATCTGTAGCCGCGCTCTCATTATTGATCGAGGCCGGATCGTTGCAGATGGTACACCGGCAGCCCTGACCGCTCGGTCCCGCTACCATAATGCGGTGACGTTGACCCTTGATGCGGGCGATGCGGATGCCGCGCGCGAGGCTTTATCTGCAGTTGAGGGTGTGGCATCCATGGAAGAAGACGCACGCGGTGCTGATCATTCTTTCACTTTGTTTGCCACAAGTGCGGATGAAGCCGACACCAGTCTTGTTGACCGGGTCGGCAATCTAGCGCGTGAAAAATCCTGGAATGTCCGGACGCTTTATGGAGAGCCCGGGCGTCTGGACGAAGTGTTCCGGTCGCTCACACGGCCCGATACAGAAAAAGCGCAAGGGGACGTAGCATGA
- a CDS encoding macrolide transporter ATP-binding /permease protein, producing the protein MSGAPSSSKPSLALALTFARRELRGGLKGFRVFLACLTLGVAAIAAVGSVSSALVEGLSEEGQTILGGDVDFRLVHREAGAEELAFISQSATISKSTEMRAMAAAPRTDERTLVELKGVDDLYPLYGRVTLTPEMDLSAALEAQSGVWGTAVETALLDRLNAEVGDTLDVGDISVEIRAAIDREPDRVAGGFALGPRLFLSDEAMEATGLIRLGSLINYHYRAKLPENQRLNADVAAWVAEVNEQFPNVGWRIQDRSDSAPGVRRFVERVALFLTLVGLTALVVGGVGVGNAVASYLDTKREVIATFKCIGAPGGFIFNVYLIQVMVLALVGVAIGLVVGGVTPFLVQWAIEDMLPIPARFALYMSPLVLAGAYGLLAALAFAVWPLARAREIPATGLFRDIVAPSRAWPRPAYIIVMAVALVALAGLAIGLADRPDFAAWFIVGAVASFVGLRLTAVGLMALARRAPRFRNPELRLALSNLYRPGSATASVVLSLGLGLTLLVTISLIDGNIADQINGELPERAPSFFFVDIGPDQVEKFEEIVTGTEGVRALNRVPMLRGRIVSVQGVAAEDIVAAPDVSWMLQGDRGITYSQDLPGGSELIQGDWWAADYAGPPLISITEEMSQGFGVGIGDEITVNVLGRNLAATVANTREIDWGNVGINFIFVFSPSALAAAPHTHLATLAMDEAGEVALQREVSKAFPNITIVRVKEALEAVNKLLEDFAMAVRATSIVTLASGIMVLAGAMAAGHRRRVYDAVVLKVLGATRGKVLKAYIWEYALLGVGTATVAAAVGSIAAWLVVTQVMQAPWAFLPVTLAVTITGAAIVTVGLGLLGTWNALSAKAAPVLRSQ; encoded by the coding sequence ATGAGTGGAGCGCCATCTTCCTCTAAGCCATCACTCGCTCTTGCTCTCACTTTTGCACGTCGCGAACTGCGCGGCGGTCTCAAGGGCTTTCGAGTTTTCCTTGCCTGTCTCACCCTTGGGGTAGCAGCGATTGCAGCTGTCGGGTCTGTTTCTTCCGCGCTGGTAGAAGGTCTTTCGGAAGAAGGTCAGACAATTCTTGGGGGTGATGTTGATTTCCGGCTTGTTCATCGGGAAGCGGGTGCAGAGGAGCTTGCCTTCATCAGTCAGAGCGCAACCATTTCCAAATCCACCGAAATGCGCGCCATGGCGGCCGCGCCCCGTACCGATGAGCGCACCCTCGTTGAGTTAAAGGGTGTTGATGATCTTTATCCGCTCTATGGGCGTGTGACGCTGACGCCAGAGATGGATCTTTCCGCTGCACTTGAGGCGCAATCGGGTGTTTGGGGGACGGCGGTTGAGACGGCACTTCTGGACCGATTGAACGCTGAAGTGGGCGACACGCTCGATGTGGGTGATATCTCAGTTGAGATCCGGGCGGCTATTGACCGCGAGCCAGACCGTGTTGCTGGTGGCTTTGCTCTTGGGCCACGGCTCTTCCTGTCTGATGAGGCGATGGAGGCAACGGGCCTCATTCGCTTGGGTTCGCTCATCAATTATCACTACCGGGCGAAGCTGCCCGAAAACCAGCGTCTTAACGCGGATGTGGCCGCCTGGGTCGCGGAGGTCAATGAACAGTTTCCGAATGTCGGATGGCGCATTCAGGATCGCTCAGACAGTGCGCCGGGTGTGCGCCGCTTTGTTGAACGGGTGGCCTTGTTCCTCACGCTCGTTGGATTGACCGCACTGGTTGTTGGCGGTGTGGGCGTCGGCAATGCGGTGGCGTCCTATCTCGATACCAAGCGCGAGGTGATCGCGACGTTCAAGTGTATCGGGGCACCGGGCGGCTTTATCTTCAACGTGTATCTCATTCAGGTCATGGTCTTGGCGCTGGTTGGGGTGGCAATCGGGCTGGTCGTTGGTGGTGTGACGCCGTTCCTTGTGCAATGGGCCATTGAAGACATGTTGCCCATTCCGGCACGCTTTGCGCTCTACATGTCGCCGCTCGTATTGGCAGGGGCCTATGGTCTTCTGGCCGCCCTTGCCTTTGCTGTTTGGCCGCTCGCTCGGGCGCGGGAAATTCCGGCAACCGGCCTCTTTCGCGACATTGTGGCGCCGTCGCGCGCCTGGCCTCGTCCTGCCTATATCATTGTGATGGCTGTGGCGCTGGTCGCTTTGGCGGGGCTTGCGATCGGTCTTGCGGACCGGCCAGATTTTGCCGCCTGGTTTATCGTTGGCGCGGTGGCAAGCTTTGTGGGGCTGCGTCTCACGGCGGTGGGGCTTATGGCGTTGGCGCGTCGTGCGCCACGGTTCCGAAACCCGGAGCTGCGCCTAGCCTTGTCCAATCTCTATCGTCCGGGCTCGGCGACGGCGAGTGTGGTTCTCTCCCTCGGTCTTGGCCTCACGCTTCTGGTGACGATTTCGCTCATCGACGGGAATATTGCCGACCAGATCAATGGGGAACTGCCTGAGCGCGCGCCCTCCTTCTTCTTTGTAGATATTGGCCCCGATCAGGTTGAAAAGTTTGAAGAGATCGTGACGGGGACTGAAGGCGTTCGGGCTCTTAATCGTGTGCCTATGCTGCGCGGTCGGATCGTCTCTGTGCAGGGCGTCGCCGCTGAGGACATTGTGGCTGCTCCTGATGTTTCGTGGATGCTGCAGGGCGACCGCGGTATCACGTACTCGCAAGATCTGCCTGGTGGGTCTGAGCTCATTCAGGGCGACTGGTGGGCCGCGGACTATGCTGGTCCACCGCTTATCTCGATCACTGAGGAAATGTCTCAAGGGTTCGGGGTCGGCATTGGTGATGAAATCACGGTCAATGTGCTTGGCCGGAACCTCGCGGCAACCGTTGCCAATACGCGTGAGATTGACTGGGGCAATGTTGGCATCAACTTCATCTTTGTGTTCTCACCATCAGCTCTGGCGGCTGCGCCCCACACTCACCTGGCGACGCTTGCCATGGATGAAGCAGGCGAGGTTGCCCTGCAGCGTGAGGTGTCGAAGGCGTTCCCCAACATCACGATTGTTCGGGTGAAGGAAGCACTGGAGGCAGTGAACAAGCTGCTGGAAGATTTTGCCATGGCGGTGCGGGCGACCTCTATCGTCACGCTGGCATCTGGCATCATGGTGCTTGCCGGTGCTATGGCGGCCGGGCACAGGCGTCGGGTCTATGACGCTGTGGTGCTCAAAGTTCTGGGTGCGACGCGCGGCAAGGTGCTCAAAGCCTATATCTGGGAATATGCCCTTTTGGGCGTTGGGACTGCGACGGTTGCGGCGGCGGTCGGCTCTATCGCCGCCTGGCTGGTTGTGACCCAAGTCATGCAGGCCCCCTGGGCCTTCCTGCCGGTGACGCTCGCCGTCACGATTACGGGCGCGGCCATTGTCACGGTGGGGCTTGGGTTGTTGGGCACCTGGAATGCATTGTCAGCAAAGGCAGCCCCTGTTTTAAGATCTCAGTAA
- the fabG gene encoding 3-oxoacyl-[acyl-carrier-protein] reductase FabG, which yields MRLQDKVAIVTGAASGIGRASAELFAAEGAKVLAVDLEPFSLDHENIQTLDQDVSAESAAAAIIGGAVERYGKLDILMNNAGIGAGAPVEEFPDELWDKCLAVNLTPHFKLSKAAIPHLKESDAGRIINVASVMADGTDYGLAAYSAAKAGVAGLTRNLALELGRYGITANYILPGAIRTGMTVNFKDPKIAEVWAKKSPLKRLGEPVDLARGALFLASDDGGFVTGHGLNVDGGLMLRV from the coding sequence ATGCGTCTTCAAGACAAAGTGGCGATTGTCACGGGAGCAGCCAGTGGGATCGGCCGGGCATCGGCAGAACTGTTCGCTGCCGAAGGGGCGAAGGTCCTCGCGGTCGATCTAGAGCCGTTTTCGCTGGACCACGAAAACATTCAAACGCTCGATCAAGATGTAAGCGCTGAGAGCGCTGCAGCTGCCATTATCGGTGGGGCCGTCGAGCGATATGGGAAGCTTGATATTCTCATGAACAATGCAGGAATTGGCGCGGGGGCGCCGGTTGAGGAGTTTCCCGACGAGCTCTGGGACAAGTGCCTGGCAGTTAATCTCACGCCCCACTTCAAGCTCTCAAAAGCGGCGATCCCTCATTTGAAAGAAAGCGACGCTGGTCGGATCATCAATGTGGCGTCGGTTATGGCCGACGGTACTGATTATGGGTTGGCGGCTTACAGCGCCGCAAAAGCCGGCGTTGCAGGTCTCACCCGCAATCTGGCGCTTGAGCTTGGTCGATATGGCATCACGGCAAACTATATACTTCCCGGTGCCATTCGCACGGGCATGACGGTCAACTTCAAGGACCCAAAGATTGCTGAGGTTTGGGCCAAGAAGTCGCCTCTGAAACGTCTTGGGGAACCGGTCGATCTTGCGCGGGGTGCCTTGTTCCTGGCCTCAGATGATGGCGGTTTTGTCACCGGGCACGGCCTGAATGTCGACGGCGGGTTGATGCTGCGGGTGTAG
- the ybhL gene encoding inner membrane protein YbhL produces the protein MAEFDQQRMGAGTATRAADLDAGLRAYMLRVYNYMALGVAFTAGVTLFMGANPELMAAVALGPMKWVLFAGVLGLGWFAPKLIFSNAGSTTMAHVCFWAYAGMWGLLISPMIYAFMNIPNGAGMIAQAFLITSVMFGATSLYGYTTKRDLSAFGRFFFMASVGLIVAMLANVFIFQSIGFSFVISAIVVLLFAAVTAYETQMVKELYSGGDTGVTTSQKAIFGAFALYGSFIVMFIHILNLLGIMRSE, from the coding sequence ATGGCTGAATTTGACCAACAACGTATGGGCGCCGGTACTGCGACACGTGCTGCGGACCTAGACGCGGGTCTGCGCGCTTACATGTTGCGTGTCTATAACTACATGGCGCTTGGCGTCGCCTTTACAGCGGGCGTTACCCTGTTCATGGGGGCTAACCCTGAACTGATGGCAGCGGTTGCGCTTGGGCCCATGAAGTGGGTGCTGTTTGCAGGCGTGCTGGGCCTTGGCTGGTTCGCGCCAAAGCTGATTTTCTCAAACGCCGGGTCAACGACCATGGCCCATGTGTGTTTCTGGGCCTATGCAGGCATGTGGGGTTTGCTAATTTCCCCCATGATCTACGCGTTCATGAACATCCCGAACGGCGCGGGCATGATTGCTCAGGCCTTCCTGATCACATCCGTCATGTTCGGTGCAACAAGCCTTTATGGTTACACGACGAAGCGTGACCTTTCCGCCTTTGGTCGCTTCTTCTTCATGGCCTCGGTCGGATTGATCGTTGCAATGCTGGCAAATGTTTTCATTTTCCAGAGCATCGGCTTCAGCTTTGTGATCTCTGCCATTGTCGTCCTGCTGTTCGCAGCGGTGACTGCTTATGAGACACAGATGGTGAAAGAGCTTTACAGCGGTGGCGACACAGGTGTCACAACCAGCCAGAAAGCCATCTTCGGCGCTTTCGCACTCTATGGCAGCTTCATTGTGATGTTCATTCACATCCTGAACTTGCTCGGGATCATGCGCTCCGAGTAG
- a CDS encoding ABC-2 family transporter protein, whose protein sequence is MRETLAIFKRELAGYFATPLAFVFMIIFLFCVGGFTFYLGGHFEAGQANLKGFFQFHPWLYLFLIPAIAMRLWAEERRVGTIELLLSLPIPLWSAVLGKFLAAWVFAGISLSLTFPMWLTVAYLGDPDHGVILAGYVGSFFMAGGYLAIGSCISATTRNQVIAFVVSVVVCFLFTVSGLPIVTDFVSVWAPQAVLTTIASFSFLTHFEAIVEGVIDLRDIIYFVTLIGVWLVACGIIVDMKKAG, encoded by the coding sequence ATGAGAGAGACGCTTGCGATCTTCAAACGGGAACTGGCGGGCTATTTTGCTACGCCACTCGCTTTCGTGTTCATGATCATTTTTCTGTTTTGCGTTGGTGGCTTCACCTTTTATCTGGGCGGGCACTTTGAGGCGGGGCAGGCGAACCTGAAAGGGTTCTTCCAGTTTCATCCCTGGCTCTACCTCTTTTTGATCCCGGCTATCGCCATGCGCCTTTGGGCAGAAGAACGTCGGGTCGGCACCATTGAGTTGTTGTTGTCGCTGCCTATTCCGCTCTGGTCAGCTGTGCTCGGCAAGTTTCTGGCGGCCTGGGTGTTTGCAGGCATTTCGCTCTCGCTCACATTCCCCATGTGGCTGACAGTTGCCTATCTCGGTGATCCGGATCATGGGGTGATCCTCGCGGGCTATGTCGGTTCTTTCTTTATGGCGGGTGGCTATCTCGCGATTGGTTCCTGCATTTCGGCGACAACGCGCAACCAGGTGATTGCCTTTGTGGTGAGCGTTGTTGTCTGTTTCCTCTTTACAGTCTCTGGTCTTCCCATCGTGACTGACTTCGTGTCGGTCTGGGCACCCCAGGCAGTTTTGACAACGATTGCGTCCTTTAGCTTCCTCACGCACTTTGAAGCGATAGTCGAAGGGGTGATTGATCTCCGGGACATTATCTATTTCGTGACACTGATCGGCGTCTGGCTGGTGGCCTGTGGCATCATTGTCGATATGAAGAAGGCGGGATAG
- a CDS encoding arylesterase: MRRIQTTFGIKTWIIAAAIGFTGWSVQAAEAPISEAGQTDPFEIVALGDSLSAGYLLPPGTGFPEQLARALKAKGHNVNVMNAGVSGDTSTGGLARLDWAVGPETDALILELGSNDALRGIEPEVTRANLDAILQQMSERGVKVLIAGMLAPPNMGDDYATDFNGIFADLSEKYDAPLYPFFLDGVAAERHLNLPDGMHPTEEGVSVIVERILPLVEQLIDGPSEETAAIN, encoded by the coding sequence ATGAGACGCATACAGACTACGTTCGGCATCAAAACATGGATCATCGCGGCAGCGATTGGCTTCACTGGTTGGTCTGTGCAAGCAGCAGAAGCACCCATTTCCGAGGCCGGTCAAACCGATCCCTTTGAAATCGTTGCTTTAGGCGACAGTTTGTCGGCAGGCTACCTTCTCCCCCCAGGCACCGGCTTTCCAGAGCAGCTGGCCCGCGCCCTGAAAGCGAAGGGTCATAACGTCAATGTGATGAATGCCGGTGTTTCAGGTGACACCAGCACCGGTGGGCTCGCTCGCCTCGACTGGGCAGTCGGGCCTGAGACAGATGCCCTCATCCTAGAATTGGGATCAAACGATGCCCTTCGCGGCATTGAGCCAGAAGTGACCCGAGCCAATCTTGACGCCATCCTTCAGCAAATGTCTGAGCGCGGCGTGAAAGTCTTGATCGCAGGCATGCTGGCACCGCCCAATATGGGCGATGATTATGCAACAGACTTCAACGGCATCTTCGCGGACCTCTCTGAAAAATATGATGCCCCCCTCTATCCCTTCTTTCTGGATGGGGTCGCCGCTGAGCGGCACCTCAATCTGCCAGATGGCATGCATCCAACCGAAGAAGGTGTTTCAGTCATTGTTGAGCGCATTCTGCCGCTCGTCGAGCAACTGATCGATGGTCCGAGCGAAGAAACCGCCGCTATCAACTGA
- the budC gene encoding diacetyl reductase ((S)-acetoin forming): MQDIAGTSAVISGGGDGIGRALALQLAKSGANVAVTDIRADAAEEVAAEAAALGVRSVGLACDVTDEGSIHEMAAKAVEELGPMQIVWANAGLGIGQGFTTARRENLRWMYQVNVDGVIDTVRAFSDSLKEQSGFRAIGITASMASLTHPDAGTPSYSASKYAVMGIAEGLRTELAPDGISVTVLCPGLVNTRIWDGARARPEKFGGPRHAPEEAGAHWREAGMSADQVGQWGVEALRDGRFFAVMPNNEDSRDAVAARQAEILAGIRYPVR, from the coding sequence ATGCAGGACATTGCAGGCACGAGTGCGGTGATATCTGGTGGGGGCGACGGCATTGGGCGCGCTCTTGCGCTTCAACTGGCGAAATCAGGGGCGAATGTGGCTGTCACTGACATTCGAGCTGATGCCGCAGAAGAAGTCGCTGCAGAAGCCGCCGCCCTGGGTGTTAGATCCGTTGGATTGGCGTGCGATGTCACGGATGAAGGCTCTATTCATGAGATGGCAGCAAAAGCTGTTGAAGAGCTCGGGCCGATGCAGATCGTTTGGGCAAATGCGGGCCTTGGCATCGGACAGGGTTTCACCACGGCTCGGCGCGAGAATTTGCGCTGGATGTATCAGGTGAATGTGGATGGTGTCATCGACACGGTTCGGGCGTTCTCTGACAGTTTGAAAGAGCAGAGCGGGTTCCGCGCGATTGGGATCACCGCCTCCATGGCAAGTCTCACTCATCCTGATGCGGGCACGCCGTCCTATTCAGCGTCCAAATATGCCGTGATGGGTATTGCCGAAGGGCTTCGCACCGAGCTCGCGCCCGACGGCATCAGCGTGACGGTGCTTTGCCCAGGCCTTGTAAACACGCGTATCTGGGATGGAGCCCGGGCCCGGCCAGAAAAATTTGGTGGGCCTCGTCATGCGCCAGAAGAAGCGGGTGCTCATTGGCGTGAGGCTGGCATGTCTGCGGATCAGGTGGGGCAATGGGGCGTCGAGGCGCTGCGGGATGGACGGTTTTTCGCCGTTATGCCTAACAATGAAGACAGCCGGGACGCAGTGGCTGCCCGGCAGGCAGAAATCCTGGCGGGAATTCGCTATCCGGTCCGCTAG
- a CDS encoding putative ABC transporter ATP-binding protein, with amino-acid sequence MSDTPNDPIIRLDDLKLTLPSTAGEVNILRGLSLAVEKGEAVGLVGPSGSGKSTLLMVLAGLEKQTSGTVTVAGQNFAGMNEDALALFRRDHVGIVFQSFHLVPTMTALENVAVPMELAGRADAFERAEEELAHVGLSHRLTHYPGQLSGGEQQRVALARAVAGDPKILLADEPTGNLDGTTGDQIIELMFDLHDKRGTTLVLITHDIELAEACDRVVRLKDGLIDSIEPGRRAKQTAAAQ; translated from the coding sequence ATGTCAGATACGCCAAACGATCCCATTATCCGCCTCGATGACCTTAAACTAACGCTGCCTTCCACCGCTGGTGAAGTGAACATTTTGCGAGGCCTGTCTCTTGCCGTTGAGAAAGGTGAAGCGGTCGGGCTGGTCGGGCCCTCTGGTTCGGGCAAAAGTACGCTTTTGATGGTATTGGCGGGGCTTGAGAAGCAGACGAGCGGCACGGTTACCGTTGCGGGTCAGAACTTTGCGGGTATGAATGAAGATGCTCTGGCGCTTTTCCGCCGGGACCATGTGGGGATCGTATTCCAGTCTTTCCATCTGGTGCCGACAATGACGGCGCTTGAAAATGTTGCTGTGCCCATGGAGCTTGCTGGCCGTGCAGACGCTTTTGAGCGCGCGGAAGAAGAATTGGCCCATGTTGGTCTGTCCCACCGCCTGACCCACTATCCAGGCCAGCTCTCAGGAGGCGAACAGCAGCGGGTGGCGCTTGCCCGCGCCGTTGCCGGCGACCCCAAAATTCTGCTCGCTGATGAGCCAACGGGCAATCTCGATGGGACCACGGGCGACCAGATTATTGAGCTGATGTTCGATCTCCACGACAAGCGGGGTACGACGCTTGTGCTCATTACGCATGACATCGAACTGGCTGAGGCCTGTGACCGGGTGGTGCGTTTGAAAGATGGATTGATTGATTCAATTGAGCCAGGACGCCGCGCCAAGCAAACGGCTGCTGCTCAATGA
- a CDS encoding hypothetical protein (protein of unknown function (DUF2794)), which yields MDRSPTSVKPASLVIVGNGYQAGRGVPQTEVSWHRRELDVILNLYGRKVAAGEWRDYAIDALRDKAVFSVFRRSSEIPLYRIEKHPKLTRKQGAYQVIAATGAILKRGHDLAQVIRVLDKKKLRLVD from the coding sequence ATGGATCGATCACCTACAAGCGTGAAACCCGCCAGCCTCGTTATCGTGGGCAATGGCTATCAGGCAGGCCGCGGCGTGCCTCAGACGGAAGTCTCCTGGCACCGTCGGGAGCTCGACGTCATCCTCAATCTCTATGGGCGCAAAGTGGCCGCTGGTGAATGGCGGGACTACGCCATTGACGCGCTAAGAGACAAAGCAGTCTTTTCCGTCTTCAGACGCTCCAGCGAAATCCCACTCTATCGGATTGAGAAGCACCCAAAGCTCACCCGCAAGCAAGGTGCTTATCAAGTGATCGCAGCGACCGGCGCCATCCTGAAGCGGGGTCATGACCTCGCTCAGGTGATCCGCGTGCTCGACAAAAAAAAACTCCGCCTGGTCGACTGA